The genomic stretch GGAGCCCGTAATTTCCGGCGACCCCAACTCCGCCGCCGCCGACACCGATGCCAATTTGGCCACCGACCCCGCCGCGCTCCTTCAGACCCTCAAAATCTTCATCGTCTTCTACTCAATGTACGGCCACGTGGAGGGCTTGGCCAGGAGAATGAAGAAGGGAGTGGACGCCGTGGACGGCGTGGAAGCCGTGCTTTATCGCGTCCCCGAGACGCTTTCCGATGATGTGCTCCGCCAAATGCGGGCCCCGCCCAAGGATGACGATATCCCGGAGATTACCTCCGCCGCGGAGCTGCCCGCCGCCGACGGGTTGTTGTTTGGGTTTCCGACGAGGTATGGGTGTATGGCTGCGCAAATGAAGGCGTTCTTTGACTCTACCGGGCAGTTATGGAAGGAGCAGAAGCTCGCCGGGAAACCTGCCGGGTTCTTTGTCAGTACTGGGACTCAAGGAGGTGGACAAGAAACAACTGCGTAAGCTCTTTTTCATTTAAAGTTCATTTCTTTGATGATTGGTCCTTAATTATTCATTATCTCTAGGAAGTAATTTGCTCAATTTTGCTACTTTTGTTTGGGTGTGATCCCTTCAATGTTAATTTTGTTGATCCCATTTGAATAGTTATTGTTTGGCTTTTCTTCATCTAACTATTGAACCCTATGATAAAATGCATGATGTTGTAATTGCTACAATGGAGAGGGAAACCTGTAGCCCCTACCCGAGTGTGCGTACTAGGTAAAGCCAAACCTTGGCTTGTGACCATAGCTGGCAAAAGATTACAAGTATCCGAGTGTGCGTACTAGGTAAACCTTGCCTTGTAACCATAGTTGGCAAAGGATTACAAGTACCCAAGTGTGTGTACTAGGTAAACCTTGCCTTGTGGTCATAGctggcaaaggatcacaagtaGGTAAATAAATCTAGGTTGCTCATAGTTgattggctcaaaccaagaaggctaataAACTGCTccggagtcaaacttgtaatgttgtggttaccaagtcatcAGCATGATCACCTTTTCTAGGGTTGCCCATGTTTCCCCATTTATTGGGTCCTCCATTGTTGCTTTGTTTTGGTGATTGCCATAAAAGTTTAGACACTATCCTGTATACTGGTTAAGTTCAAGTGTGCATTCTAAATGAAAGAATGAACTTTATGAAAATGTCTATTATTTAACCTTCAACAGGAATATCAAAGGATGAACTTTATTGTAACAGAAAGTGAAGTTTTGCAGTAGAAAACTGAAACTTAAGATGCTATTTTTCTTCTGAAAAAAATGGACGTAATCATTATTAGAAGTAATTTAGGTGTTTTCTAGATGGAGTTTCAAATATGCAAAGCATCTGATTTGTATGCCTGGATATCACTTATAAGAGGTGGGAATTACAAAGCAAGTCTAATTGGTGAGACGTGAAAATGTTTTCTTGGTGTTCTGCTTGAGTAGCCCAACCCTAGAACAAAACAGAGGTCTTAGAAGAATAGGAAGCTGTGAGAAAACAGTCCATTGTTCTATTCTTTTTCAAGCTGTGGGTTAGAGAATCAGAGCAATTAGTAAGGTCTTCTATCGCTGACCTGAGAATCCCCAAATGGCTAAACAAGAATTAGTTGTTAGAAGAGTAACCTCTAGCTAGGGGCATGGGGTTCTTGGGAGGTGAATCATATAGCATATAGTTTTGATACTGTACAGTCTCTTTGAAGTTTCGGCCTGTTATTTTCAACATTGATTTCTCATTTCACTATGATTATTGAGGGCCGTGATAATTGATTTCTAGGGGTTTCATGATGTGCCAGTTGTGGATGATATTTCTTCTGCAAACCTGTTGttggtttttaaaattttccgaATCAATGCTGATTACTATGGTTAGTATGTGTTTGGGTCAGCAGGGTAGTTCTGGTGGTTTGAAATGAAACAAATATTGTATTCATTGTCTTGTTTATGAAGAAGAGAGTACTGGGTTCACAATGTATTCCCCAAAAGTTGAGTTATATAGTTGATCGCTTGAGCTTCAGCGAGCTATAAGCCTCAACCTCAAGTCAATAGGCATTCATGCAATTTTGAAGTTAAATTTACCAAACCCTGGTAGAAACCCTATGATTAAACATATATAGATATGAATTCAAAGGTGGTAGTGGATAGGAGGAAGACAGAAAACAAAGCCTAGAGTGTACAAGCAAGGGGTGGGAACTTGGGGACTGACAGGACGACTCCTGATTTACCTTCTCCAGCGGGACCCCCACAAAGGGGGAGGGAGTCAACTGAACATCTCAGCCATTGGCGGGAATTTCGCCCGCATCCGATCCCCAATTCTTGTTCACCCGACTCTTGGGTAGGGGTTCTGGAGGCTTAGGATTAGTTTGGTATAAGCTAGGAAACGGAATGTATTAGAACAAATGTTGCATGTGGCTTGATGCTGATTTGTCAAGGCCTTGTTCTTGCCCATAGTGGAAATGGGTGGTGACGGTTAATGGAAGAAGAATAGCCTAAATTGCGGGACTGGGTTGAAGAAGCCTGTATGTGCAAGATTGTGGGTTGGGATGGGGATTTACTCTTTGAACTAAACTACAAGCCAGTGACACCGAGTATTCTGTGAAAATCTAAAAATACATTCTTTTTCACTTGTTTGAAGGTCGAGAACCCCGTAATGCTGTTTCATAATATTTACTTGCAATTGTAATTGCAGTTGGACCGCAATCACCCAGTTAGCCCATCACGGAATGCTCTTTGTTCCAATCGGGTACACGTTCGGGGCTGGCATGTTCAAAATGGACTCCATCCGAGGCGGGACTCCATATGGCGCCGGAGTTTTTGCTGGCGATGGCTCAAGGGAACCGACAGAAACCGAGCTCGCACTTGCCGAACATCAAGGAAGGTATATGGCTGCTGTTA from Ipomoea triloba cultivar NCNSP0323 chromosome 12, ASM357664v1 encodes the following:
- the LOC116000513 gene encoding probable NAD(P)H dehydrogenase (quinone) FQR1-like 2, with amino-acid sequence MWIFFFTHQAYKIGVKKKTRLHQLQLSSSSLSHWIGLGLMGKGGGCVPSKSKLQRTNSNNRSKAPEPVISGDPNSAAADTDANLATDPAALLQTLKIFIVFYSMYGHVEGLARRMKKGVDAVDGVEAVLYRVPETLSDDVLRQMRAPPKDDDIPEITSAAELPAADGLLFGFPTRYGCMAAQMKAFFDSTGQLWKEQKLAGKPAGFFVSTGTQGGGQETTAWTAITQLAHHGMLFVPIGYTFGAGMFKMDSIRGGTPYGAGVFAGDGSREPTETELALAEHQGRYMAAVTKRLAHG